The Pyrodictium delaneyi genome contains a region encoding:
- a CDS encoding GNAT family N-acetyltransferase translates to MAASIPAMLRNWLDELRATGYRGLVVLHSVSPVYAGGLLARIFSDVYGDVLCLAPREAREGLRSECSRLESPGAIDRLLGTENSSVVLVVPQLLRPNLLAAAAETVRGGGVVALAVPPLGEWQPGGRDSIGAYRRYLVNRLGAARALFWADYDAGILYRQALPRERASPPPGPEGYRPRSPVHRRLLEAAATLDQARALDEIVLHLRRRGRSVFVTGDRGRGKSGLLGLVAAYLAASHMVGFVPVTAPSPGSVQGFFRVLDMALERLGVRHWAIERGGFVAGVAGPWFHFRYHTPDRVEPGAFTIIDEAAAVGPMRLRRLASRSPRLLAATTIHGYEGSGRVLAKMIEAILPEPRLVVGLEHPVRYPPGDPLEEWLYETFMLRAEAPRPPSWPPESLDAVELDRLRLADDYATLAQVYGILVQAHYRNEPDDLALILDAPHHRLYALLADGTPVAVVDASLESGDTAYEARIMPDLLAQASPRAMEARGMRVVRIAVHPELQRRGLGSKLLSYVEEQARSMGLDWLGAVFGQPDVLGFWRRNGFHVVYVSPLPSKATGEHNIAVAKPLTSLGYEVVYTAARDMLRKLLLAGHSLYRGLTAEAYAAVLEGSPELAQQPLAVLTEEQKHRLRLVLEGRLDVEAVLDVLWLLLVNHILSSGGLRILEEKDRWIAAARVLQGKTMSDIAAGLRVPIQEARERLRHLLERLSKDHAAG, encoded by the coding sequence GTGGCGGCGAGCATACCTGCCATGTTGAGGAATTGGCTAGACGAGCTTAGGGCGACGGGATACCGGGGGCTAGTTGTGCTCCATTCTGTCTCCCCGGTCTATGCTGGGGGCCTGCTGGCGCGCATCTTCTCCGACGTGTACGGTGATGTGCTCTGTCTTGCGCCGCGCGAGGCCCGGGAGGGGCTACGGAGCGAGTGTAGCAGGCTAGAGAGCCCGGGCGCGATAGACAGGCTGCTCGGGACCGAGAATAGCTCGGTAGTCCTCGTTGTGCCCCAGCTTCTCCGGCCCAACCTGCTGGCCGCTGCCGCTGAGACTGTGCGGGGCGGCGGCGTGGTAGCGCTGGCAGTGCCGCCCCTCGGGGAGTGGCAGCCGGGCGGCAGGGATAGCATCGGCGCCTACCGCCGCTACCTGGTGAACCGGCTCGGCGCCGCAAGGGCGCTGTTCTGGGCGGACTACGACGCTGGCATCCTGTACCGACAGGCGCTGCCCCGGGAGAGGGCCTCGCCGCCGCCGGGCCCCGAGGGCTACCGGCCCCGGAGCCCTGTCCACCGCCGCCTCCTGGAGGCCGCGGCTACTCTCGACCAGGCCCGTGCGCTAGACGAGATAGTCCTACATCTCCGCAGGAGGGGCCGTAGCGTTTTCGTCACTGGGGACCGGGGGAGGGGTAAGTCGGGGCTACTAGGCCTAGTGGCGGCCTATCTCGCGGCTAGCCACATGGTGGGCTTCGTCCCGGTCACGGCCCCTAGCCCGGGCAGTGTGCAGGGCTTCTTCCGCGTACTAGACATGGCGCTGGAGAGGCTAGGGGTTCGCCACTGGGCTATAGAGCGCGGCGGCTTCGTGGCCGGCGTCGCTGGGCCGTGGTTCCACTTCCGCTACCATACCCCGGACCGTGTAGAGCCCGGAGCCTTCACCATTATTGACGAGGCGGCAGCGGTAGGGCCTATGAGGCTGAGGCGTCTAGCATCACGCAGCCCCAGGCTGCTAGCAGCCACGACGATACACGGGTACGAGGGGAGTGGCCGGGTACTCGCAAAGATGATAGAGGCGATACTGCCGGAGCCTCGGCTCGTAGTAGGGCTCGAGCATCCTGTCCGTTACCCGCCCGGCGACCCCCTAGAGGAGTGGCTGTACGAGACGTTCATGCTCCGAGCTGAGGCACCCCGGCCGCCGAGCTGGCCCCCGGAGAGCCTAGATGCCGTGGAGCTGGACAGGTTGAGGCTAGCAGACGACTACGCTACCCTAGCCCAGGTCTACGGGATACTAGTCCAGGCCCACTACCGGAACGAGCCGGACGACCTAGCATTGATCCTCGACGCGCCGCACCACCGGCTCTACGCGCTCCTAGCCGACGGCACCCCCGTAGCAGTGGTGGATGCCTCCCTAGAGAGCGGAGACACAGCCTACGAGGCCCGCATAATGCCGGACTTGCTGGCACAAGCGTCGCCCAGGGCTATGGAGGCCCGGGGTATGCGGGTAGTCCGGATAGCTGTGCACCCCGAGCTGCAGCGCCGCGGGCTAGGCTCCAAGCTGCTAAGCTACGTGGAGGAGCAGGCCCGGAGCATGGGGCTAGACTGGCTAGGCGCCGTCTTCGGGCAGCCGGATGTACTCGGGTTCTGGCGGCGTAACGGCTTCCACGTGGTCTACGTGTCGCCACTACCCAGCAAGGCCACGGGAGAGCACAACATAGCCGTGGCTAAGCCTCTCACTAGTCTCGGCTACGAGGTCGTCTACACGGCTGCCCGCGATATGCTGCGGAAGCTGCTCCTAGCCGGGCATAGCCTCTACCGGGGCCTTACCGCGGAGGCCTACGCAGCCGTCCTCGAGGGAAGCCCGGAGCTAGCCCAGCAGCCGCTAGCCGTGCTCACCGAGGAGCAGAAGCACCGCCTAAGGCTAGTCCTCGAGGGCCGGCTAGACGTGGAGGCCGTGCTCGACGTGCTCTGGCTTCTACTAGTCAACCACATCCTATCCAGTGGCGGGCTCCGGATCCTCGAGGAGAAGGACCGCTGGATAGCCGCCGCCCGGGTGCTCCAGGGCAAGACGATGAGCGATATAGCTGCGGGGCTCCGTGTACCTATCCAGGAGGCCCGGGAGAGGCTACGCCATCTACTAGAACGGCTTTCCAAAGACCATGCAGCGGGTTAA